AGTTCAACCACAGAGTACAACATATCTCCCCACTTACCCCCAATAGTATCATGCCATACACAGTTTTGGGTTAATTTGCCAATATTTCAGATCTCTTCATGCTGCTGAGACTTCCGCCACCACCTCAATATAGTGATGGTCAATGGCACTTGGTTTGTTCAAAACATCCCAAATTACTTTTGTAAAAATTAACATCACTGTTAATTTCCAGAACCAATGTTATGTGTTGCTCTCAAACTCAGGTAACCTGTGATTAAATGCAACGTGGCTTTTATATAGAACACGCAATGctgttaaaataaaagtaaGATTTTCTTACATTTTCATCTAAGTTAGGCTTTAGTTGGGTCTTCatcgtgttttgtttttggtcgaactatgttttcttttctggaGATAGAGTCTCTCCAAATACCTCTAATCTGAGCATAACATGGGTTTTAATTGGCTTGTTAACTGCTCCAAATGTAATTGTGCGACCTGACGTGCAGGGTGCTGAAACTGTGGTGCGCCGTGTATAGAATGGAATTAGAAGGAATGCAGTTACTGTGTTATGTCTGAGTAAGTTGAGGTTGACTGGGTAGTGACCAAATAAAATCCACTACGTTCCTTCTCTTTAACGATGGTGTCCTCTGCAACTCAGCACTCTGATTATATGGGAGAAATGTTGTGAACATAGACGATGTCCTTGTGTGGGAGAGAACACAACACCAACAACGATATGCTCCATCTCATTAAATTCCCTTGGATGGAGATCGCATTGGTTTGTCTTTACAAGAAGATCCACTGCCCAATAAAAAGGGACCATTTCAAGACGTTAGAGGTTGAACACAGTCTGACAGGATCAAGGTGGTAACGGGCCGTCGGGGCCAGACTGAATGATGCAATTAAGGGAATTTGTTACTTATGGCACAGCCagacatgtgcgtgtgtgtttcatattgtttttatcccCCTCAGGATAAAGTACATTCTtgtagttctgagtttgtactcatggttgaatgcacttattgtaaattgctttggataaaagcgtgagctaaatgatatgtaatgtaatgtgtaatGTACATCAAAGGCAAAAATAAGAGGCAGCATTTTCTGTATAATTCACATTCACAAAATCAGACTTGCTTGTGCTTGGCACTGTAAAGCCACAGACATTACATAAAACATGACTGCACCTTCTCACATGCACCTTTGACGTAATATGAGCAGATGGGCAGAGCAACTGCAACCATATTGGCACCAACATTGCACCGCAGTGTTGGATTCTAACCGACAACCTTGCACCTACCACATGGTACACGGAGTCGAGTGTCTCACTGGGTTAGAGCGTTGCGCAGCCTTTTGAAACTGCCCTCCGCAGGCACCACACCATCACACAAAGTGTGTTCTAGATTCAGGTGTTTAGCTTTGGGGAGAGTTGTTCATTAAGTCTGTTACCACTGAAATGATGCACTTCACCTTTTGCCAAGTAAAATGATAGACGTGTGCTTGTTCATCGCGTGATCTTTTTATAAACCGAGTAAAATGGATTGAGTAAACACGTGCATTCCGTGTGTAGGTGTCTCCATGCAGCAATGATAAGGAGTGCAGCGTGGGAAGCTACTGCCACAGCCCTCAAAAAGCTGCCTCTCGCTGCCTCACCTGCCGCAAGCGGAAGAAGCGCTGCCATCGAGATGCCATGTGCTGTCGTGGGAACCGATGCAGGAACTGTACGTGTCTGACACAAACACGTTTTCAGCACATGCTAGTTTCAGTTATGTTGTGACTGCAGGATACAATTCTGAAATGAGATTCCTTGCCTAATGCAGACATTCTGGAAACAATGACGTGTACATTGTTTCGCCCAGAGAGTCGGTGAAGTAGCcagtacatttaaataatggtCAACACATGCTTTCAGACCGAATCCTATTTTTGAACTGTTTTCAATTAATGCCAAACGTTTAGAAATCAGTGGTCACAGTTTGTGCCGAGGCTTTAGCTACATAGTTAGTAGTTTTCATTGACATAGTTGACCGACATGTTTGCAGTTAGTTCTACTGTCAAACCTAGTTTAGCAATCGATAAGCCATACTGCCTCATTGATCTGATCTTTTAACTTGTTGCCCGCCAGGCTGAACACTCTTACGCTGGCTTGTTTCTTGACAAAGTAAAATATCTATTATTTTGTGTCATGTTTGATCTCTTCTTTATTCTGCCTGCAGATATGTGTGTCCCTATCTCTGAGAGTGTGCTCTCGCCTCACATCTCGGCTTTAGCCAAACATAATAAACTCTCCACCAAAGACCACAGCTGGAGAAAGACTGGGAAGCCACATGCTAAGCATTCTCTCAAAGGTGAGCTTATGCTTAAAACATGTCCACTGGAAACCCTGCTCTCTGTAAACACTGTcactgttgttttgtttctcagcGTTCCTGCTGTCGCTGGCAGAATCTCTCTGTTGTTCACTGTCTGCATGTCCTACAGAGTTCATGGGCGACGCCAATCCACAAACTATGTTGATAATTACCCCTCTGCTCATGTGTCAGTGTCTGTGAGCCTAAAGCACAGCATGGGGAGCCGAGAAGAAACCACAATGCCCTGCGGTTTCTGCACCTATAAAGCCATACAAACCCTGTCAttgacagcacacacacttgtgtgatACAAGTGAAAACCACAGAATGCAGGTTTGGCATGGTTATAGCTAATAACTCCCTGAGCCCCCTGCTTAGTGTTCATGTCACCTGATTTAAGTCAATGTAAGGGCCTATCCATAAAACAATTTGTTTCATGAGACACTTAAATTACTCAACTCTAAGTGCACCCTCAAGACAGCAGGCTGCAATGCTAAAATCAATGGGAAAATAGCAGCACGACTTAAAGTTGCTTTAAATAAGACCATTTACTTGTATTTGTGCTCTACTTACTCCCTCTCTTTAAAAATGATGGTAATATAATGGCCTTGTGTACGTCGCTGCTTGAGAAACAATACATCAAGCATCCGTGGTGTTGAAGCAatgaacacgcagcaggccgagCAGTCCATCACGCTGAGGCTCGGGACTTTAAGCAAAGTGTGCTTTTGTCACCAATACAGGGCAACTGGTTTAAAGGATGAAGCTTTTGGCAGGGGggtatacacatttaaaaactatAGGAGTAACTTATACTAATAATGCATTCATGAGAGTAATGTTAACATCCTGCCAAGACTATCAGACCAGATGGGACAGTATGGTTAATAAACAGTAAAAGTTAATTGTTTTCTTGATTTATGTTGAAAGGTTCATGCTTTTCTTTGGTCTCTGACATGGCGACATATAATGCAATCTGAATTGAAACGTGAAGAAAGGGTTGAATAAACGTATCCGTATGGAAAACATAACAGCCTGATGAGCAATAATTGTACATTTCCTGTGGTTTATTTAGGCGAACACAGCAAAACCCCAAGATGCTGGATGATTTCTAATTCCGTGCAGGTCTTTCATGTCTCTCTTGAAGCATTTGGTTCTGGTTTCTTTCTGAGCAGACAATATGTCAACTCTGTGTACCATCTGTAGAGGTGTTGTTCGCTGGTTCCCCCACTCATGTTTCGTGTCCTCCTCTGTTAGGGCACGAGGGTGACCCTTGCCTGCGCTCGTCTGATTGCTCGGAGGGCTTCTGCTGCGCCCGCCATTTCTGGACCAAAATCTGCAAGCCGGTGCTGAGGCAGGGAGAGGTTTGCACCAAGCAAAGGAAGAAAGGCTCTCGCGGCCTGGAAATCTTTCAGCGCTGTGACTGTGCCAAAGGCCTTTCCTGCAAGGTGTGGAAAGACGCCACCTCCTCGTCCAAGTCCAGGCTCCACATGTGCCAGAAGATCTGAAGCAGGGGCAGCTGCTTTCGGCGTCGAGGCCTCTGTCTTCATCTGCCAGGGAAAGATTTTTAAAGGATGGTTTGTGGCTGTATTGAAAAGGAGTAAAAGACACAGACTAACAAGAGAAAGAACAGACTGTGTCGGTTTAAGCTCGCTATTTGGAGAGTGAGTGGGCTTGCTTTGAGGAGTTTGCTGCGAGTGGTCCATCCCTGCAcctacacacaaacgcacacacacacacacacacacacacacacacacacatacgccatGGGTCCGTGAGATTAATGAGCTCACAGATACAATCATCTTTTTAGAAAATCTTGTTACATTCAGGGAGCCACAAGGTTAGCCAATATATGCTGTGATAGGTGTGAACcttttcgagaatgaggaaaTAGACATAGCAGTCTTTTATTAAGCCtcaacttataataataataataataataataataagactgaTAGATAGACTATTTATAGACAAGCCATATGTTTACTGCACAGTACACTCTTTACCCAACCCCAAAGTCAAAGATCTGATGTGTGTAATGCTGTGTTTCATTACTGGCTCTGCCGTGTCTGTTTTGTCAGATTTCTATTTCTCACTCCacttggtgttttttttaagtattgAGGAATTTAGTTATTGCGACCAGTAACAATGTCCAGACCCACAAAATACCAGTTATATCATATGAGGAACTTATTTCATACACAGTTCACTCCAGAGCTTGACTTGTGTAACAGCATCCCGAGACTTCAATAATACCCTTAAACCAAAGAATGAAACAATCTTCACATCAGAGTGATGAGATTCATCTGGGGTATTAGCTTCTTGCCCTGATTTTTAGCAAGATAAAGTATTGTGTCCGTTGTGGAAACCTTGTTTGATCTGTCAGATACAGCTGCAATCTATTGTGATACAACTGTGTATGTTAAAACAGTTTGCACTGAGGTAGCGCTCTGCTTTAGACTTAGTGGTTTCCATACCAGACCAGAGGATGGTTCTGCTTTTCCAATCACATGAA
The nucleotide sequence above comes from Pseudoliparis swirei isolate HS2019 ecotype Mariana Trench chromosome 24, NWPU_hadal_v1, whole genome shotgun sequence. Encoded proteins:
- the dkk2 gene encoding dickkopf-related protein 2, giving the protein MLVFTWNRCCAVLFLVASLKTGTTQVSEARPKANLIKPALLGGTPTPAPNRSETVHLGITKKYNILAQVSPCSNDKECSVGSYCHSPQKAASRCLTCRKRKKRCHRDAMCCRGNRCRNYMCVPISESVLSPHISALAKHNKLSTKDHSWRKTGKPHAKHSLKGHEGDPCLRSSDCSEGFCCARHFWTKICKPVLRQGEVCTKQRKKGSRGLEIFQRCDCAKGLSCKVWKDATSSSKSRLHMCQKI